One window of Biomphalaria glabrata chromosome 6, xgBioGlab47.1, whole genome shotgun sequence genomic DNA carries:
- the LOC106057933 gene encoding protein piccolo-like, with amino-acid sequence MPAEQLLSAQRTMPAEQLLSGQRTIPAEQLLSAQRTIPAEQLISAQRTIPTEQLLSAHRTIPAEQLLSSQKQLPTEQLQSAQRQLQTEKLISTQKQLPTEQLISTQKHLPNEQLLSAQKQLPTQQHSIRPGNAQIDKDQSVLSESQTTYSGLSAEERTPGRSSVGDTLSKEQKINSNVYFNATDSRDSKSLRQENKAINSPTKSLRQENEATKSQTKSLRQENEATKSQTKSLPQENEATNSQTKSLRQENQATNLLTKLLPLENEATNWQLYGGENNLSSETFHQVANATHDLGKEMRFSDLAIERNGVGSSPGPAVQLTAQPFSVSPDQRNLTSVDLPQEQAKLKQANLTYRWSQSKQSDLTHATSKSKQTPMQQEPSMQKTMYQEQSFQKLMQQEPSMQKPMQQEPSGQKPMQKGSSMQKPMLQEPSMEKSMQQEPSLQKPMLSEQSLPQQKYIPPEQSLPQQKYIPPEQSPTNQNDVSPEQLKSTQFLPKGQAQSKQILTPAEQSQLKEQFLKSEQLVSKRNRQLSKLELSESNQKILPSEQVQLKESEQFIHQQNVLPIYQTLPQQQLPESKQQNLQADLNSKSQFIPSEQLQSKQQFIPSEQLQSEQQFIPSDQLQSKHQFITSEQLQSKQQFIPTERRQVNREEQLHSKKQFIPSEQLQSSKQQFIPSEQLQSSKQQFIPSEQLQSSKQQFIPSEQLQSSKQQFIPSEQLQSKQQFIPTEKPPSKQQFMPTEQLQSKQQFIPPEKLQSKQQLIPPDQRQFNREEQLQSKQKFIPSEKLQSKQQFIPTEQLQSKLQFIPPEKLVSKHQFNPTEQLYLNQQLSPEMAQLNHQNVRSDQSQRIISSEQIQSNQKHLIPSELHSSESAQSTKAQNQPRLAHQLTDEQKQPRLAHQLTDEQNQPRLAHQPTEESSLKVRTQFNVGKPNSSMKVSLKPSFNPTALSNTSRVEELRTLPSKDNIHLDNERTSRDLEKNMRSHSKTPDDTNKPSVFSNDTFEVNKAFPLLDSKAEAGKTIGGLLGSKDQLVSKKTSSTLDRTQASANVTRATANNIPIVQVTLTDDQIMGGNKSIATDNKVPLNVSFNPMSKLEVTDIKEHNSSLLLSKGEKRARDPKYRIPPGAEEWYRNNRLLSMEIVLGPQPVFDLKPPASGHRKSLDSVKTNKLLTSNKEALTSNLKGKISLTKNNTTVVTNGKANKSFPKSTLPKEAIIESARNSIESDLPFNVFVDNKTKFTSDRVRNSTSSVKPIYREDNLKQDTPDKTKTAIYNIFGRRKSFNTPDVKKIPADDPKYSSVNVVPKNQPIERKPQKMRKNAASKYSEQTRSKSNMSPLLKILQNSSKPFLKSDEESDALFNQDMTTTLKTFRRKGKPGKDRSEDNIIDNLQESNKNALSNSPSTSSDNSRENRQYVSTYLSEKSENLDTSINTELSCKSGDHGQPIGASSYQNSGSEKAQAHLSGVIEEDKSKVIRGHHGDYNSLNSKNTVISLELPTTFNEMHSRTDEDAGFSNDSVSVKAKLDPYLNPGSLVSPNTGTLGYGEQLNVAFESSVDPEITQHPKIDAVKVQSATKNLFSTPVQDIIKVYGSSVDLDHLPENDIASAMDALDLNKQLLPTVTAKSGETNEKDRSTIVIDSRLNEKHSPTVALETNQKGDNLSPNDVFDARSSETSHKPIYLTDSIGAKLFMEIPQRDELYAEMIDLKGEWTQETSSIESLEIAAALASSTDEIFPVQPETVEENRLTEQQRAHQPYLKSRDNGGSWFKNNDDSGIGSLKSPIFKQDRQREEMRKRPKLAPQLPTFSSFIDKRKWGNSSFGQRKKKEPPKAKPRVVSECFYYSDLNMMQLTLKPVNWPTKSHESPGDLSTHAININFHTSPMKKPSSTLIYSRARSQSMKRSVNV; translated from the exons ATGCCGGCAGAGCAACTACTATCAGCTCAAAGAACGATGCCGGCAGAGCAACTACTATCAGGTCAAAGAACGATACCTGCAGAACAACTTCTATCAGCTCAAAGAACAATACCAGCAGAACAACTAATATCAGCTCAAAGAACGATACCGACAGAGCAACTACTATCAGCTCACAGAACGATACCGGCAGAGCAACTACTATCTTCTCAAAAACAGCTACCAACTGAACAACTACAATCAGCTCAAAGACAATTACAAACTGAAAAACTGATATCAACCCAAAAACAGTTACCAACTGAACAACTGATATCAACTCAAAAACATCTACCAAATGAACAACTTCTATCAGCTCAAAAACAGTTACCAACACAACAACATTCTATTCGCCCAGGAAATGCTCAGATAGACAAAGACCAGTCCGTTCTATCAGAATCTCAAACTACATACTCTGGGCTCAGCGCAGAAGAAAGAACCCCTGGTCGTTCTTCAGTTGGCGACACTCTTAGTAAAGAGCAGAAGATCAATTCTAATGTTTATTTTAACGCTACCGACTCGAGAGATTCGAAATCGTTGCGACAAGAAAATAAAGCGATAAACTCGCCGACTAAATCGTTGCGACAAGAAAATGAAGCGACAAAGTCGCAGACTAAATCGTTGCGACAAGAAAATGAAGCGACAAAGTCGCAGACTAAATCGTTGCCACAAGAAAATGAAGCGACAAACTCGCAGACTAAATCGTTGCGACAAGAAAATCAGGCGACAAATTTGCTGACTAAATTGTTGCCACTAGAAAATGAAGCGACAAACTGGCAGCTTTACGGTGGTGAAAATAACTTGTCCAGCGAAACGTTTCATCAAGTCGCTAACGCTACGCATGACCTCGGAAAAGAAATGCGATTTTCTGATCTCGCGATAGAGAGAAATGGTGTAGGGAGTTCGCCTGGGCCAGCAGTGCAGCTTACAGCACAACCTTTTTCTGTATCGCCAGACCAAAGAAATCTGACATCTGTGGACCTACCACAAGAGCAAGCTAAACTAAAGCAAGCAAACTTGACTTATAGATGGTCACAGTCCAAACAGAGCGACCTAACACATGCAACGTCCAAATCGAAACAAACGCCCATGCAACAAGAGCCTTCAATGCAAAAGACCATGTACCAAGAGCAGTCATTTCAAAAGCTCATGCAACAGGAGCCGTCAATGCAAAAGCCCATGCAACAAGAGCCGTCAGGGCAAAAGCCCATGCAAAAAGGGTCTTCAATGCAAAAACCCATGCTACAAGAGCCTTCAATGGAAAAGTCCATGCAACAAGAGCCGTCATTGCAAAAGCCCATGCTTTCGGAACAGTCACTGCCACAACAGAAGTATATACCACCCGAACAGTCACTGCCACAACAGAAATATATACCACCCGAACAGTCACCGACCAATCAGAATGATGTATCTCCAGAACAGCTTAAGTCAACTCAGTTTCTTCCTAAAGGTCAAGCGCAGTCAAAACAGATACTCACACCAGCAGAACAGTCACAATTGAAAGAGCAATTTCTTAAAAGCGAACAATTAGTATCAAAACGAAATCGTCAACTATCAAAATTAGAACTGTCAGAATCGAACCAAAAAATTCTTCCATCAGAACAAGTTCAACTGAAGGAATCAGAACAGTTTATACATCAGCAAAATGTTCTGCCTATTTATCAGACGCTGCCTCAACAACAACTACCAGAGTCTAAGCAGCAAAACTTACAGGCAGATCTTAATTCAAAGTCGCAATTTATTCCATCAGAACAGCTTCAATCAAAACAGCAATTTATTCCATCAGAACAGCTTCAGTCAGAACAGCAATTTATTCCATCAGACCAGCTTCAATCAAAACATCAATTTATTACGTCAGAGCAGCTTCAATCGAAACAGCAATTTATTCCAACAGAGCGACGTCAGGTTAATCGAGAAGAACAGCTGCATTCAAAGAAGCAATTTATTCCATCAGAACAGCTCCAATCATCAAAACAGCAATTTATTCCGTCAGAACAGCTCCAATCATCAAAACAGCAATTTATTCCATCAGAACAGCTCCAATCATCAAAACAGCAATTTATTCCATCAGAACAGCTCCAATCATCAAAACAGCAATTTATTCCGTCAGAGCAGCTTCAATCAAAACAGCAATTTATTCCAACAGAGAAGCCCCCATCGAAACAGCAATTTATGCCAACAGAGCAGTTGCAATCAAAACAGCAATTTATTCCACCAGAGAAGCTTCAATCAAAACAGCAACTTATTCCACCTGATCAGCGTCAGTTTAATCGAGAAGAACAGCTCCAATCAAAACAGAAATTTATTCCATCAGAGAAGCTCCAATCTAAACAGCAATTTATTCCAACAGAGCAGCTCCAATCAAAACTGCAATTTATTCCACCAGAGAAACTCGTATCAAAACATCAATTTAATCCAACAGAACAGCTTTATTTAAATCAACAGTTATCACCGGAGATGGCTCAATTAAATCACCAAAACGTTCGATCTGATCAATCCCAGCGTATTATTTCATCAGAACAGATTCAATCAAATCAAAAACATCTCATACCATCGGAACTTCATTCGTCTGAATCTGCACAATCAACAAAAGCACAAAACCAACCCAGACTTGCCCATCAGCTTACTGACGAACAAAAACAACCCAGACTTGCCCATCAGCTTACTGACGAACAAAATCAACCCAGACTTGCCCATCAGCCTACTGAAGAATCTAGCCTCAAAGTCAGGACACAATTCAATGTCGGCAAACCAAATTCATCGATGAAAGTCAGTTTAAAACCAAGCTTTAACCCAACGGCTCTAAGTAACACATCCAGAGTAGAAGAACTGCGTACCTTACCTTCAAAGGATAACATTCATTTAGACAATGAGAGGACCTCTAGAGATTTAGAGAAGAACATGAGAAGCCATTCTAAAACCCCAGACGATACAAATAAACCTAGTGTTTTTTCTAATGATACTTTCGAAGTCAACAAAGCGTTTCCCTTACTAGATAGTAAGGCCGAGGCCGGCAAGACAATAGGAGGCTTGTTGGGTTCAAAAGACCAACTGGTTTCTAAGAAAACGTCTTCCACGCTTGACAGGACACAAGCTTCTGCCAACGTTACCAGAGCAACGGCAAATAACATTCCCATAGTTCAAGTCACACTGACGGACGATCAAATAATGGGAGGGAATAAATCTATAGCTACAGACAACAAAGTGCCACTTAATGTTTCTTTTAATCCGATGTCAAAATTAGAAGTCACTGACATTAAAGAACACAATAGCTCCCTTCTGCTAAGTAAGGGAGAGAAGCGGGCACGCGATCCCAAGTATCGCATCCCACCAGGAGCCGAGGAGTGGTACCGAAATAACCGACTGctgtctatggaaattgtcttAGGCCCACAGCCAGTATTTGATTTGAAGCCACCAGCAAGCGGCCATCGCAAGTCACTGGATAGCGTGAAAACCAACAAACTTCTCACTTCGAACAAGGAAGCCTTAACGTCCAACTTGAAAGGCAAAATATCTCTAACTAAAAACAATACCACAGTTGTGACGAATGGGAAAGCCAATAAATCTTTCCCAAAATCAACTCTCCCCAAAGAAGCTATAATAGAAAGTGCCAGAAATAGCATTGAGTCAGATTTACCGTTTAACGTTTTTgtagacaacaaaacaaaattcacCAGTGACAGAGTAAGAAATTCCACTTCCAGTGTTAAACCTATTTATAGAGAAGATAATCTAAAACAAGACACGCCGGACAAAACAAAGACAGCTATTTACAACATTTTTGGGCGCAGAAAAAGCTTTAACACTCCTGACGTCAAAAAAATTCCAGCAGACGATCCGAAATACTCCTCCGTTAACGTGGTCCCGAAAAATCAACCAATCGAAAGGAAGCCTCAGAAAATGCGGAAGAATGCTGCTTCCAAATACTCCGAGCAAACAAGGTCGAAAAGTAATATGTCCCCGTTACTGAAAATTCTACAAAATAGTTCCAAGCCATTCTTGAAGTCCGACGAGGAGAGTGATGCACTGTTCAATCAGGACATGACAACTACATTAAAGACATTCAGAAGAAAAGGAAAGCCAGGAAAGGATCGGAGTGAAGACAATATCATCGATAACCTTCAGGAATCAAATAAAAACGCTTTATCCAATTCTCCTTCTACCAGTTCAGACAACTCTCGTGAAAATAGACAATATGTGTCAACCTATTTGTCAGAAAAGAGCGAGAATCTAGATACAAGTATAAACACAGAACTAAGCTGTAAGTCAGGTGATCACGGGCAACCAATCGGAGCTTCATCTTATCAAAATTCTGGGTCTGAAAAAGCTCAAGCACATCTATCGGGCGTGATAGAAGAAGATAAATCTAAAGTAATCAGGGGACATCACGGTGATTACAATAGCTTGAACAGTAAAAATACGGTTATTTCTCTTGAGCTCCCTACCACTTTCAATGAAATGCATAGTCGCACTGACGAAGATGCAGGTTTTTCTAATGACTCAGTTTCAGTTAAAGCGAAACTCGATCCGTATCTTAATCCTGGGTCACTCGTATCTCCTAACACCGGAACTTTAGGGTATGGTGAGCAATTAAATGTCGCTTTCGAATCGTCTGTTGATCCAGAAATTACGCAACACCCGAAAATTGACGCCGTTAAAGTACAAAGTGCAACAAAAAATCTGTTCTCAACGCCTGTTCAAGATATCATCAAAGTTTATGGGTCTTCTGTCGATCTAGACCATTTACCTGAGAATGACATCGCCAGTGCAATGGATGCATTGGATCTCAACAAACAACTGCTTCCGACTGTTACAGCAAAGTCTGGAGAAACGAATGAAAAAGACAGATCAACTATTGTTATTGACAGTCGTCTAAATGAGAAGCACAGCCCTACCGTGGCGTTAGAAACAAACCAAAAGGGCGATAACCTGTCTCCCAATGACGTCTTCGATGCGCGCTCTTCAGAAACGTCACACAAACCCATCTATTTAACAGACAGCATTGGAGCCAAGCTATTTATGGAAATACCTCAGAGAGATGAGCTTTATGCCGAAATGATAGACTTAAAAGGCGAGTGGACTCAAGAAACTAGTTCTATAGAAAGTCTGGAAATAGCTGCAGCGCTGGCGTCATCAACGGATGAAATTTTTCCAGTACAACCGGAAACAGTCGAAGAGAACCGTCTGACCGAGCAGCAGCGTGCGCACCAGCCTTACTTAAAATCCCGGGACAATGGAGGATCCtggtttaaaaataatgatgaTTCAGGAATCGGATCTTTGAAGTCACCAATATTCAAGCAGGACCGCCAGCGAGAGGAAATGAGAAAAAGACCAAAGTTGGCACCACAATTGCCAACTTTCAGTT CGTTCATTGATAAAAGGAAATGGGGAAATAGTTCCTTTGGACAGAGGAAGAAAAAGGAACCGCCCAAAGCAAAGCCACGAGTTGTGTCCGAGTGTTTCTACTATAGTGACCTGAATATGATGCAACTGACACTGAAGCCCGTCAACTGGCCAACCAAGAGTCACGAAAGTCCTGGCGATCTGTCCACTCATGCAATTAAT ATAAATTTTCATACATCGCCCATGAAGAAACCTTCCAGCACTCTGATCTACAGCCGAGCTAGAAGCCAGTCCATGAAAAGATCAGTGAATGTGTAA